The proteins below come from a single Rosa rugosa chromosome 2, drRosRugo1.1, whole genome shotgun sequence genomic window:
- the LOC133731746 gene encoding histone H2B.3-like, whose amino-acid sequence MAPKAEKKPAEKKPAEKAPAAEKAPAEKKPKAGKKLPKEAGAAAGDKKKKRNKKSVETYKIYIFKVLKQVHPDIGISSKAMGIMNSFINDIFEKLAQESSKLARYNKKPTITSREIQTAVRLVLPGELAKHAVSEGTKAVTKFTSS is encoded by the coding sequence ATGGCGCCCAAAGCTGAGAAGAAGCCCGCCGAGAAGAAGCCGGCCGAGAAGGCCCCGGCCGCCGAGAAGGCCCCGGCCGAGAAGAAGCCCAAGGCCGGAAAGAAGCTCCCCAAGGAGGCCGGAGCCGCCGCCGgagacaagaagaagaagaggaacaaGAAGAGCGTAGAGACCTACAAGATCTACATCTTCAAGGTCCTCAAGCAGGTCCACCCTGACATCGGGATCTCCAGCAAGGCCATGGGCATCATGAACAGCTTCATCAACGATATCTTTGAGAAGCTGGCTCAGGAGTCGTCGAAGCTCGCAAGGTACAACAAGAAGCCGACGATTACTTCTCGGGAGATCCAGACTGCTGTCAGGCTTGTGCTTCCCGGGGAATTGGCCAAGCACGCCGTTTCTGAGGGGACCAAGGCCGTGACTAAGTTCACAAGCTCTTGA